From the genome of Adlercreutzia equolifaciens DSM 19450:
GTTGGAGTCGCGCTCGGCCACAGCGGCGTTAATACCGTCATCCGACGCCGTGATGTTCAGCTCGCCGTTGTTAACGATAACTTCCTGCGCCTCGATGCCCTCCTCGCAACCGGTTACGGTGAACGTGCCGCCGTCCATGGTGAACTTCGTCTCGGGGTTCATGCCCTTGCCGCCGGCTTCCACGACATAGGTGCCCCCGATCATGGCCGCCTCCACGTCGGAGCGCAGGGCGTGATCGGCCGCCTTGATCTGCGCGTCGCCGCCAGCCAGACGCAGATACGTGGCCGCCTGGAAGCCCTCATCGCCCGCTTCCACGGTGAACGTGCCACCGTCGATGGACACAAACCCGCGCGTCGGATCCTCGTCGTTGCTCGACTTCACACCGTCGCCGCCGGCCGTGATGGCGAAGGAGCCATCGGCCACCTTCACGCAGTCCTTGCCGCGCAGTCCGTCCTCCTTGGCGACCACGGCAATCGCGCCGCCCGTGACCACAAGGTCGTCCTTGGAGTTCACGCCGTGACAGTAGTTGCCTTCGATGCTCAGCGCACCGGTGCCGTTGATGGTCAGGTCGGCCTTTGAGTACAGCGCCGCATTGGGCTCGTCCTCCCCTTCTGCAAGCGCATAGCTCGCACCGTCGGCCAACGTGTTCTGTGTGCCGTCGGCCAAGGTCACGAATACCCTGTCAGCCTGCTGGATGTTCAGCGCCGGCCCCGCCTCGTTGCGAATAGACACGCCGCTAAGCACGATCTGCACCTTGTCCTGGTCACCGGCGTTCACCACCAGCGACCCGGCCGTCAGCTCTCCGGTCACTGCATAGGTGCCGGCGGCGGATATAGTCACCGTGGCGCCTTCCACCGCAGCACCTTCGCCGGACACCGTCGCGCCCTGGCCCGACAACGCAATGTTTGTCGCGGAGGCGACATCGTAGGAAGCGTCCTTGTCGCGGTCGGAATACTCGAAATCCATACCGGGGATGTCGATAAGCGACGCCCAGTCCACCCCGTCAGTCGTGCCCGTTGCGCCGCTATCGCCCTGGGCCCGGCCGCTCTGTCCCTGCTCGCTTTTCTCGCCAGCGCCTTCGGCGGCTTCCTCGAACGTGCCGCCCGTGCACCCCGCCAGCGCCAGCGACCCCGCCAGCGCCACAGCCAAGGCTCCACAGCCCCAAGCCCGTCGTCGCGCCACGCAAGCGCCCATCATCTCGTTCGTCTTCAACATCAATTCTCCCTTTGTCGTTTGCCCTTATGGTCTTGCACTACTATTGGGCTCATCTCCCTAGGTGCTTCCCGACATCGGTGCTCGCCGACCTCTGCGCGCCCCCTGAAGAACGCGGCCGTCAAGAAACAGCTTCCACGTCAGCAGCAGCGATGCCGGGACGGTACCGACTCATGTGCGTCATCTTCGCTGTTTCTTTTGCCGCGTTCGGAAGGGGATCAAGCGCGCAGCGGGCGGCGAGCACCGATGCCGGAAAGCACCCCGTGGAGCACCCCCGAGGACCTACAGCGTCTCGCGCCCCTGAGGCGACATCCCCAGAGAGATCTTCAAGTTCCCGTTCAGGCACCGCAGCTCGTCGATCATCGCCTTCTCAAGCCCCCGCACGCGCAGACGCAGCTGGTAGGTCAGCTGGAAGAGGCTGCCCATGTTGGTGGTCGTCACCTCGGTCAGCTCCGATTCCGCGGCGTAGCGGTTGAGCACTTCGTCGAAGACGCCGTCGTATTCCAGATCCTCCGGAATGGTGATCCGCAGCGTCTTGCCCGGCTCGCGGGGACGCCCGAACGGCGTCAGCACGAACAGCAGGTTCACCACAGCCACCACCACGGTGAATACGCAGGCCAACCCCAGAAAGCCCATGCCCGTCGCAAGGCCTACGGCCATGGCGAGAAACACGCTGCCGATGTCCTTCGCCGAGCCGGGGATGGAGCGGAACCGCACGAGATTGAACACTCCCATGACCGCGATGCCCGCGCCCAAATTCCCGTTCACCAGCGTGATGACCATCTGCACGATGAGCGGTAGAAGCGCCAGGGTCACCACGAAGTTCTTCGAGCAGCTGTGCCGGAACATGTACACACCAGCGCAGACTGCGCCCAGCACCACCGAGAACGCGCAACACAGCAAGAAGTCCGCCGCCGAAACCGCTCCTACGAGCGATTCCGCCGTTCCGAACACCGACGAGAACGTTGATTCAGGCATGAGTTTCCTTTCTTGTTCATTCTCTGCCTACTCTTGCGAGCAACCTTCCAGACAATGCGCTCCCTCATTTTGGGCAGGAATTCCGACTTGTTAGACGTCTTTGTTCTGAGCTTCGCCGAAAAGAGGGCCTGCGAGTGGGTTTTCGCCCCAGATCGGATCACTTTTCCTCCGTTGAAGGACCTTGAAGCTTAGCCCATGTCTAACAACTCCGTTTTTTCGCCTATTTCCAGGACTCGCATTTCCCGAACGGTTCACGCACCACTACGCATAGCCCTTCGATGATTTCGAGCGCGCGGCTCAGCCGTTGCCATCTGATAAGCGTTGCCATACTTGGTAAACGAGGCCGGGTAGATGCGCTCGGCCGACAGAATCTCCACCAGCCACGGCGGGTAGGGCCCGGCGCTCTTTATCTCCATGATGGACTCGCTCGACTCGATGCTGGGCCGCCATGGCGAATGGAAGCAATGGCAGTCGAGATACTCCAAGCGATCATCGAAGGTGATGCGCAGATCGCTATCGAACAACTCGTCGCCACGCCGGCCCTCAAGCACCTCGGGCCGGTAAGCCCAGGCCACACGATCGCAGGCGATCCCCATGGACGGCACCAGGGGCAACCAACGGTCCATGGCCGCCTCCAACTCGCGGGCGATCTGGCGCGTGGCCGGCGAGAGCGCCGCAGCCGCAAGCGCCGCATCCGACAGCGGCCAGCGAGCGCAGGCCTGCTCGTAGGGCAAACCGCTCACGAAAGCCAGCGCCGCCGGCAACGTCAGGGCGAGCCGGCGCTTGTACACAATGCCCTTGAACTTCTTCTTGATCCCGAAAAACACAGGGAGGGCAGCCGCCGCGCCGGGCGCCTGCAGCCCCGCAGCCACCCGCGTTTCCACTTCCCCATCGGAAAGCGGCAGGCCGCCTGGCTCACGCACAATCGGCCCGGCACCGAAAGCTCCCATGAGGGCCACCCCAGCCGCATCCCCGTAGGCGCGCAGACGCAGCTTCTCCTTATAGAGCGGCTTTTCCACCGATCGGGCGATCATGGAGCGCTCCGGGGTGTCCAGGTACAAGCTCGTAATGCGAGTGCGCCCGTAGGCGTCCACCGCCATAGGCCCTCCAGCCGCGGCTTCCACGACGGCGCGCTCGGCCGCGCCGATGCGGTACTTCTTCTCCACGCGCTTGAACACGCTACTGTAGGCGGCCACGAATGCTCCTTCCTCGATAGCCCGCGCTATCCTGCTTCTGATTGGCCGGCGTTACCCTGTTCCCTATTGGCCCGCGAAGTCCCGATCCTCCGCAGGGCGGCCCCAACAATAAGGGGACTTCCTGAAAACTGCCTGAAGCAGCCGATTCCTTTCAGGTTGCCTTCAGGTGGGCCGTTACAATGAACCCCAGCGCTTCCCCAGGCCGCACGGTCCCGGAAGCGCACCGCGAAACGCCGCAACCGAGCCCCCGAGGCGTCGGCGCACAACAGCCCTTGGCGGAGGCCCCTTACGGAAAGGATCACCATGCACGTTCTGGTCGTGGAAGACGACGCCCGCCTCGCCGAGGCGCTGGCCCGCATCCTTCAGGACAATGGCTACGCCACCGACGTCGTGCACGATGGGGAGGCCGGCGTGCAGTACGGTGGGACGGGCACCTACGACGTCATCATCCTGGACGTCATGCTGCCCAAGGCCGACGGCTTCACCGTGGCCCAGCGCCTGCGCCGGGCCCACGTGAGCACCCCCATCCTGCTGCTCACTGCCCGCGATGCCATCAGCGACAAGATCTGCGGCTACGACTCCGGCGCCGACGATTACATGACCAAGCCCTTCTCCCCCGCCGAGCTTCTGGCCCACCTGCGCGCCCTCACGCGGCGCCAGGGCGATGTCGTCTTCGAGACGCTCACCGTGGGCGACCTCACGCTGAACCTGGAATCCATGGATCTCACCTGCGGAAACGAATCCATTCGCCTGTCGCAGAAGGAGTTCGCCATCGCCCGCATCCTGCTGGGCTCGCCGGGGGCGGTGCTTTCGAAGGAGCAGCTCATCAGCCGCGCCTGGGGTCCCTCCTCCAGCGCTTCCGACAACAACGTGGAGGCCTACATCTCGTTTCTGCGGAAGAAAATGGCCCACGTGGGGTCGAAGGCGAGGATCGAGACCATTCGCTCGGTAGGCTACCGGCTCGCCGAAGGAGACTAGCCGCCCATGGGCCGTCTGTCGAAGCTTCGCATCATCCCCCGCCCGCATCCCGCCAACGCGAGCGCCCCGAAACGTTCCGCCGGCGACGGCGCCACGCCCATGCTTCGCCAACTGAGGACGAAGTTCATCGCCCTGAACATGGCGCTGGCTGCCCTCGTGCTGGCCGCTTCCTTCGCCACCATCTGCTACGCCGACTACCGCGCCGACATCGACGACGTACGCAACCGGCTCATGGCAGCCACGAGCCGCTCCCTGCACGAACCGCAGCTCATCCCTGATGCCGAGCCGTTCCACCGGGGCGAGGGCCCTCGGGAAGGGGACGAAAGCGCCGCAGATGGCGCCCGCACAGAGGATGAAAACGCCCGCGCTTACGACGGGGCGGGCGGCAGCGCAAACGCAAGCGACAGCGCGGAAGACGCGAGCGCGACCCCCGAAGGCAGCGGCGACTCCGCAGCCGAAGCCGACGACCGTGCCTCCGAGAGCGGCTCGGCCCCCACCCCCACCCAGGACATCGGCGCCGGCACGAGTGATCCCGGCTTCGCGCCGCCCCGCATCGGCGGCCCGGGCACCACCGAGGAGGCATCGCTGCCCGTGGCGGTCTACTATATCGCCGACCGCACGGTTATGCAGCTAACGGATCGCTCGGGAGCCACCGTGCCCGAGGCGCTCCTCGTGCGCGCCATACCTGAAGTCATCAGCACCACCGAATCCTGGGGATACCTGCCCGACGTCGGGCTGTACTTCGCCAAGCATGAGGCCGGCCCCGACCTCATGGTGGCCTTCGCCGACGGAGGTGCTGCCGACGGCTGGCGCTCGCTCGCCCTCGTGCTCACCGCCGTGGGCCTGGGCGCTTTGGGCCTGCTGTTCCTGCTGAACCTCGTCTTCTCGCGCTGGGCGCTGCGTCCGGTACAACGCGCCTGGGCCCAACAGCAGCAGTTCATCGCCGATGCGTCCCACGAGCTGAAAACCCCGCTCACGGTCATTCTCGCCAACAACGCCATCCTACGGCAGCGTGGCGGCAACACCATCGCCAGCCAGCGCCAGTGGATAGAGAGCACCCAGATGGAAGCTGAGCGCATGCAAGGCCTTGTGACCGATATGCTCGATCTGGCCCGACCGGCTCCGGAGGGCGCCCAAGCCTCGGAAGGCCCTGCAGGCATCGTCGACCTCAGCCGTCTGGTGGAAGGCGAGGCCCTCACGTTCGAAGCCGTAGCCTTCGAGCGGGAACTCATGTGGGAGTGCGCCATCGACAAGGGAATTACCGTGCGGGGCAACGCCACGCGCCTCCAGCGGGCCGTGGCCGTGCTTTTGGACAACGCCTGCAAGTACACCAATGCGGGTGGCACCGTGACCGTGACGCTGAGGGCGCACGCCAGCGAGGCCGTCCTCTCCGTGCGCAACAGCGGCGAGCCCATCGATGAGGCCGATCTGCCGCATTTGTTCGACCGCTTCTATCGCGCCGATGCGGCCCGCACTCACAACGCCGCCGACGCCGAAAACAACGGTGGCGAGCCCGGCGCCAACACCGGCGGCTACGGGCTGGGGCTGGCCATCGCCCGCGACATCGCCCAAGCCCACAAGGGCACCATCGCCGTCACCAGCACCGCGAAAGAAGGCACCACCTTCACTCTGCGTTTGCCCTTGACGTAGCTCCAATTACGCACCATCTCTCGACAAAAAGTCAATGTTGTTCAGGAGCGCCCGGCCTGCCATGTGCGACCTCGCGATGAGCAGAACATGACCACTAGCCTTTGCTCGCTTGCGCCCGCAAGTAAACCGGCCCCCGCAACTGCGAGGGCCGGCAAGGGAGGGCGAATAATTGTCAGAGCTATCAGGCGTGACAGGTGAAGCACTCGTAAACGTTCTCGTGATGACAGGAGCCGCAGAGGCTCTCAGCTTGATCGGCGGCAGCGCGACTGTCGTGCATGATATGACAGGAGGCGCAATCGATATCCTCGTGCTCCACATTCGTCGGCAGGCCATGGGGATTCACTACGAGGCCATTCTTGTCGGTGCAAGCTTGAGAGTCGACTGTCTTTCCTGCAAGCGCTTCGTAGCTGTCGTGGCAAGTGAGACAGTAACTGGAGTCGATGTCGGTTTTTTTCAAGCGCGTCAGTTCCACCTCGGCCGACGCGACCCCTTCATGTACGTTCTGCAGTCCCTCGGAGTCAGAATGGCAGGAATTGCAGGCACTATCCTCATGGGTCGATGCGAGGCATTGAGCGTCAGCTGTAGATGAAGCCTGCTTAACATGACAGGTTGCGCAATCCGCTTCAGGAGACCACTCAAAGGCTGTCGCAGCCGTTCCGACAGTTGCAGATTCGGCTGTCCCAGCATTGTCCAAAGTTGTTTGCTGAGGGGCACAACCTGAGACAAGGGCAATGGCAAGAGCCATAACCGCCGCACCGAGGGCTTTCTCGCATCTGCCCCAGCGAGCTCTTTGCTGCAATAGAAAGTGATTAAGCATACGTTTCTCTTTCCTTACGAGGCCGCATTGCCTCAGAGGCGCAACCTTGGCTATGCCGCATCCCAAGGTTCCAGGGTGGCGGCATTCTCAGCAGCCACCTTACCAGTCATAACGGCCTCAGTCGTGTTGCCGGAACCGTGGTACACAAGGCCAAACTGCGATCCCAGCTCGCCGGCTGAATAGAGCCGCGGAATCTCATTACCCTCGTAGTCGACCACGCGACAGGTGGCATTGCTGCGCTTCGGACCGCCCTGTGTGTTCAGCAGGCTCGGCCACACTTCGATGCCATAGAACGGACCGGTCTCAATCTTGACCATCTTCTCCGGATCGCGACCGAAGTCCTCGTCGCGACCGGCGTCCACGAAGCCGTTGTAGCGAGCCACCTCCTCGGCGAACTCGGCCACGCCGACGAAGCCGAAGGCCTCGGCCAGCTCTTCAAGGGTTTCGCCCTTCTTGATGATGCCGCTGGCCAGCTCCTGGGAGTTGTCGTCGCTCCACTGGTACAGCTCGTGCTGTCCGAACCAGCCCATGGCCAGCTTGTCCTTGCCGCCATAGAAGTTGCCCGCACCCTCGGCAAAACGCGTCTGATCGAAGATGACGTAGGCCGGAGCACCAGCCCAGTCGTTGATGGTGTCAGTGCTGTCGGCAAAGCCGAGGAACTCTACGCCGGGGAACTGGCGGGTGTGGCCCATGCGCATATCCTCGCGGAAGAAGCGGCGGCCGTATTTGTTCACCATGATGACGGCCGGCTCGCTGTGCCAGTTGGTGCTCGTGCCCACGCGGCCGTTCACCTCGCTGTCGGGTTCGATGCGAGCGCCGTAGCCCTGCCATTCGATGCAGTCCATGTGATGGAGCCGTGCGCCGGCGGCCTGGGCCATGAGCACGCCATCGCCGCGGTTGAAGGGCGAGCCGGTGACGGCGATGTCCATGCAGGCGCGGATGTACTCCTGGGTGAGCTCGGGACTGGCCTCGTAGCCACCGCAGGCCAAAACAACTCCCTTGCGAGCTTTGATGAAGATGCTCGATCCATCGGCTTTTTCAGCCCGTACGCCAAGCACTTCCTTAGTTTGGGGGTTTTGCACGAGCTCACGACCGCGGGTCTCGTAGAGCACGGTTCCGCCCATGCCCTCGTAGATTTCCGCCATGGGCTCGTAGAAGTACTTGCCGCCCATGGCCTGATTGCCGTCGGCATCGGCCATGGCATGATGCTCCATGCCCGTCTCGGAGACGCCCTTCAGGCTGTTGTTCATGGTGGGGGCCATCTCGTGGAACTCTTTGGGATAGAAGTTGAAGCCGGCCCGCTTCGTGTCCATGTAGTCGATGCCGAGCTCTTCGATCCAATCCACCATGCCCGAGAGGGTTTGGCTGAATTCCAGCAGCTCCTGCTTATCGTCGCGCTGCAGGTTCAGGCGGTAGAGAAAGTCCGCATAACCTTGGACGTCGGTAGGACAGATCCATCCGCCGCCGCACACGCCGCTGTTGCCGCCGCGTAACTCTTTGGGGGCCACCTCCAGCACTACGGTATCGGCACCGGCCTTCATGCCGGCAATGCCGGCAGAGACGCCTGCGGCACCGAAACCAACTACGACAATATCGTGCTCCTCGTCCCAAGCCTCGGGCAGCCAGAACTCGTTTGGCGTTGTGGAGGGCAGCGTTTCAGTGGCCTCAGTGGCGCATCCGGCAATGCCCGCTACCGCCATGGTGCCGGCTACGAGCGCGCCAGTCGTCTTCAAGAAGTCACGACGATTAAGGGAATGGGCCTCAATTGTTCTCATGGTTCCTCCTCCTTGCAGTGAACCGATTCTATGGGGCGTCACGACTAACACCCTAAGTCCATCCTAGGACACCCGAGCCTGCTTGATTTGTTACGTACCGTTTAAACCAGAGACGCCCTGCTTAAACGAGAAAGAGAAAGATGTCGCAAATTACCAGGTCATAGCCTTGTGGCGACTTTAAGCGCTTAAGCGTCTTGAGG
Proteins encoded in this window:
- a CDS encoding DUF4956 domain-containing protein — protein: MPESTFSSVFGTAESLVGAVSAADFLLCCAFSVVLGAVCAGVYMFRHSCSKNFVVTLALLPLIVQMVITLVNGNLGAGIAVMGVFNLVRFRSIPGSAKDIGSVFLAMAVGLATGMGFLGLACVFTVVVAVVNLLFVLTPFGRPREPGKTLRITIPEDLEYDGVFDEVLNRYAAESELTEVTTTNMGSLFQLTYQLRLRVRGLEKAMIDELRCLNGNLKISLGMSPQGRETL
- a CDS encoding response regulator transcription factor; its protein translation is MHVLVVEDDARLAEALARILQDNGYATDVVHDGEAGVQYGGTGTYDVIILDVMLPKADGFTVAQRLRRAHVSTPILLLTARDAISDKICGYDSGADDYMTKPFSPAELLAHLRALTRRQGDVVFETLTVGDLTLNLESMDLTCGNESIRLSQKEFAIARILLGSPGAVLSKEQLISRAWGPSSSASDNNVEAYISFLRKKMAHVGSKARIETIRSVGYRLAEGD
- a CDS encoding cytochrome c3 family protein; amino-acid sequence: MELTRLKKTDIDSSYCLTCHDSYEALAGKTVDSQACTDKNGLVVNPHGLPTNVEHEDIDCASCHIMHDSRAAADQAESLCGSCHHENVYECFTCHA
- a CDS encoding polyphosphate polymerase domain-containing protein, whose product is MAAYSSVFKRVEKKYRIGAAERAVVEAAAGGPMAVDAYGRTRITSLYLDTPERSMIARSVEKPLYKEKLRLRAYGDAAGVALMGAFGAGPIVREPGGLPLSDGEVETRVAAGLQAPGAAAALPVFFGIKKKFKGIVYKRRLALTLPAALAFVSGLPYEQACARWPLSDAALAAAALSPATRQIARELEAAMDRWLPLVPSMGIACDRVAWAYRPEVLEGRRGDELFDSDLRITFDDRLEYLDCHCFHSPWRPSIESSESIMEIKSAGPYPPWLVEILSAERIYPASFTKYGNAYQMATAEPRARNHRRAMRSGA
- a CDS encoding sensor histidine kinase encodes the protein MGRLSKLRIIPRPHPANASAPKRSAGDGATPMLRQLRTKFIALNMALAALVLAASFATICYADYRADIDDVRNRLMAATSRSLHEPQLIPDAEPFHRGEGPREGDESAADGARTEDENARAYDGAGGSANASDSAEDASATPEGSGDSAAEADDRASESGSAPTPTQDIGAGTSDPGFAPPRIGGPGTTEEASLPVAVYYIADRTVMQLTDRSGATVPEALLVRAIPEVISTTESWGYLPDVGLYFAKHEAGPDLMVAFADGGAADGWRSLALVLTAVGLGALGLLFLLNLVFSRWALRPVQRAWAQQQQFIADASHELKTPLTVILANNAILRQRGGNTIASQRQWIESTQMEAERMQGLVTDMLDLARPAPEGAQASEGPAGIVDLSRLVEGEALTFEAVAFERELMWECAIDKGITVRGNATRLQRAVAVLLDNACKYTNAGGTVTVTLRAHASEAVLSVRNSGEPIDEADLPHLFDRFYRADAARTHNAADAENNGGEPGANTGGYGLGLAIARDIAQAHKGTIAVTSTAKEGTTFTLRLPLT
- a CDS encoding carbohydrate-binding domain-containing protein, translated to MLKTNEMMGACVARRRAWGCGALAVALAGSLALAGCTGGTFEEAAEGAGEKSEQGQSGRAQGDSGATGTTDGVDWASLIDIPGMDFEYSDRDKDASYDVASATNIALSGQGATVSGEGAAVEGATVTISAAGTYAVTGELTAGSLVVNAGDQDKVQIVLSGVSIRNEAGPALNIQQADRVFVTLADGTQNTLADGASYALAEGEDEPNAALYSKADLTINGTGALSIEGNYCHGVNSKDDLVVTGGAIAVVAKEDGLRGKDCVKVADGSFAITAGGDGVKSSNDEDPTRGFVSIDGGTFTVEAGDEGFQAATYLRLAGGDAQIKAADHALRSDVEAAMIGGTYVVEAGGKGMNPETKFTMDGGTFTVTGCEEGIEAQEVIVNNGELNITASDDGINAAVAERDSNDATIDASGDAGSTVGQDDHAGDQGGEGQGDGGQGADAQNGRGGQRSELPDGAESDQAPEPQTGQNGDSAMPEPPAGQNSDDAMPEPPAGFGPQNGERPERPEDMEEGQMPQRPEGAEGERPELPEGVEPGQVPDGEQGGGFGARDGRGGAGGPMGANASEDCLIQINGGVVTINAGGDAVDSNGYVEVTGGELVGASSGAGDSALDYEYGATVTGGTVILAGGVGMAETFSEGSTQPFALVSLNGSANTELSVESESGEVLARCTVPVSFQCVTLSVPGLAEGATSKLVAGDATTDFTASTTPSGGMGAMGAPGGMEAPRDRGDRGGRDAQASTPEATA
- a CDS encoding FAD-binding protein, which encodes MRTIEAHSLNRRDFLKTTGALVAGTMAVAGIAGCATEATETLPSTTPNEFWLPEAWDEEHDIVVVGFGAAGVSAGIAGMKAGADTVVLEVAPKELRGGNSGVCGGGWICPTDVQGYADFLYRLNLQRDDKQELLEFSQTLSGMVDWIEELGIDYMDTKRAGFNFYPKEFHEMAPTMNNSLKGVSETGMEHHAMADADGNQAMGGKYFYEPMAEIYEGMGGTVLYETRGRELVQNPQTKEVLGVRAEKADGSSIFIKARKGVVLACGGYEASPELTQEYIRACMDIAVTGSPFNRGDGVLMAQAAGARLHHMDCIEWQGYGARIEPDSEVNGRVGTSTNWHSEPAVIMVNKYGRRFFREDMRMGHTRQFPGVEFLGFADSTDTINDWAGAPAYVIFDQTRFAEGAGNFYGGKDKLAMGWFGQHELYQWSDDNSQELASGIIKKGETLEELAEAFGFVGVAEFAEEVARYNGFVDAGRDEDFGRDPEKMVKIETGPFYGIEVWPSLLNTQGGPKRSNATCRVVDYEGNEIPRLYSAGELGSQFGLVYHGSGNTTEAVMTGKVAAENAATLEPWDAA